In Streptomyces chartreusis, the following proteins share a genomic window:
- a CDS encoding copper resistance CopC/CopD family protein: protein MTQTIAPRVRTLVLLLLAATGLLFAGAGPVSAHAAVTGSAPQQGAVVDKAPTQVSLTFSEKVALSGDSLRVLDPKGKRVDRGDPANLTGTTYAVKLHGGLPDGTYTVTYQVVSEDSHPVAGAYTFSIGAPSQTTVSVSGQTAGGGVVGTLYGFGRYVSYAGFIVMVGGAAFVLACWQRGAGVRALQRLTVAGWLALTAATLGLLLLRGSYTGSGKVGDVFDLDLLGQVLQTKTGAALVSRLLLLAAAALFIAVLFGAYEKREDEEKRDLTFGLAVGGVVVSAGLAASWAMSEHASTGLQAGIAMPVDIIHLLAVAGWLGGLAALLVALYRAPADTPVDALAVRRFSRLAFGSVLALVATGIYQSWRQLGSWTAFTDTRYGQLLLVKIGLVAVLVGIAWVSRRWTGRLAEAVVVKPREESDPVAVADTDTDADTDTDAETDADADADADEKEPARAGASGSGSGSASASASAGKGAAASGKKGAAGSDKADGESERAAQLARQRAAIDTARRKERRDADPNRFGLRRSVLAEAGVAVVLLAVTTMLTSTEPGRTEEEAKAATSASAADASSAGALTLDMSFDTGGEDGKGVVRVDLDPARVGGNEMHVYVQRPNGRAFDIPEVKVAFTLESQDIGPLPVVPDHITTGHWSASGVQIPMAGEWKVSVTVRTSDIDQTTVSKNAQIG, encoded by the coding sequence TTGACCCAGACCATCGCACCCCGCGTCCGGACGTTGGTGCTGCTGCTCCTGGCCGCCACCGGCCTGCTCTTCGCCGGTGCCGGGCCGGTCTCCGCGCACGCCGCGGTGACCGGCAGCGCCCCGCAGCAGGGCGCGGTGGTCGACAAGGCCCCGACGCAGGTGTCACTGACCTTCTCCGAGAAGGTCGCCCTGTCCGGCGACTCCCTGCGGGTGCTCGACCCCAAGGGCAAGCGCGTCGACCGCGGCGACCCGGCCAACCTCACCGGCACGACGTACGCCGTGAAGCTCCACGGCGGCCTGCCCGACGGCACGTACACCGTCACCTACCAGGTGGTGTCCGAGGACAGCCATCCCGTCGCAGGCGCCTACACCTTCTCCATCGGCGCGCCCTCCCAGACCACCGTCTCCGTCTCCGGGCAGACCGCGGGCGGCGGAGTCGTCGGCACGCTCTACGGCTTCGGGCGGTACGTGTCGTACGCCGGCTTCATCGTCATGGTCGGCGGCGCCGCCTTCGTGCTCGCCTGCTGGCAGCGCGGGGCGGGCGTGCGGGCGCTCCAGCGGCTCACCGTCGCCGGCTGGCTGGCGCTGACCGCCGCCACGCTCGGACTGCTGCTCCTGCGCGGCTCGTACACCGGCAGCGGCAAGGTCGGCGACGTCTTCGACCTGGACCTGCTCGGGCAGGTGCTCCAGACCAAGACCGGTGCGGCACTGGTGTCCCGCCTGCTGCTGCTCGCCGCGGCGGCGCTGTTCATCGCGGTGCTGTTCGGGGCGTACGAGAAGCGCGAGGACGAGGAGAAGCGGGACCTGACCTTCGGGCTCGCCGTCGGCGGGGTCGTGGTGTCGGCGGGGCTCGCGGCGAGCTGGGCGATGTCCGAGCACGCCTCGACCGGGCTCCAGGCGGGCATCGCGATGCCGGTCGACATCATCCATCTGCTGGCCGTCGCGGGCTGGCTCGGCGGGCTGGCCGCGCTGCTCGTCGCCCTCTACCGGGCGCCCGCGGACACCCCGGTCGACGCCTTGGCCGTACGCCGGTTCTCGCGCCTGGCGTTCGGCAGCGTGCTCGCGCTGGTCGCGACCGGGATCTACCAGTCGTGGCGTCAGCTCGGTTCGTGGACGGCGTTCACCGACACGCGGTACGGGCAGCTGCTGCTGGTCAAGATCGGGCTCGTCGCCGTGCTGGTGGGGATCGCGTGGGTCTCGCGGCGGTGGACCGGGCGGCTGGCCGAGGCCGTCGTGGTGAAGCCGCGGGAGGAGTCCGACCCGGTCGCGGTCGCCGACACCGACACTGACGCCGACACCGACACTGACGCCGAGACCGACGCCGACGCCGACGCCGACGCCGACGAGAAGGAGCCCGCGCGTGCGGGTGCCTCGGGTTCCGGCTCCGGCTCCGCCTCTGCCTCGGCCTCTGCCGGGAAGGGCGCCGCGGCTTCCGGCAAGAAGGGCGCCGCCGGGTCCGACAAGGCGGACGGCGAATCCGAGCGGGCCGCCCAGCTCGCCCGGCAGCGGGCCGCGATCGACACGGCACGGCGCAAGGAGCGGCGCGACGCCGACCCGAACCGGTTCGGACTGCGCCGCTCGGTGCTCGCCGAGGCGGGTGTCGCCGTCGTCCTGCTCGCCGTCACCACCATGCTGACGTCGACCGAGCCGGGCCGTACGGAGGAGGAGGCCAAGGCCGCCACCTCGGCCTCGGCGGCGGACGCGTCGTCGGCGGGGGCGCTGACCCTGGACATGTCCTTCGACACCGGCGGCGAGGACGGCAAGGGCGTCGTACGGGTCGACCTCGACCCCGCGCGCGTGGGCGGCAACGAGATGCATGTGTACGTGCAGCGGCCCAACGGCCGTGCCTTCGACATCCCCGAGGTGAAGGTCGCCTTCACCCTTGAGTCCCAGGACATCGGGCCGCTGCCGGTCGTCCCGGACCACATCACCACCGGACACTGGTCGGCGAGCGGGGTGCAGATCCCCATGGCCGGTGAGTGGAAGGTCTCCGTGACCGTGCGGACCTCCGACATCGACCAGACCACCGTCTCCAAGAACGCGCAGATCGGCTGA
- a CDS encoding HAD family hydrolase: MSTASVSGAFPYRLIATDLDGTLLRSDESVSRRTRDALAAATQAGAAHIVVTGRAVPWTRHILDDLGYHGLAVCGQGAQVYDAGEHRLLTSVTLDRQLAGVALAKIEAEVGPLYLAASRDGLEGDVIAGPGYTLTGSLPTTPFTDVADLWAAPLNKIYIQHPELSDDALAEAARQAAGGFVNVAMAGAGIVELLPLGLSKATGLSLAARRLGLKAADTIAFGDMPNDVPMFGWAAHSVAMANAHEELKAVADEVTSSNEEDGIAVVLERLLG; encoded by the coding sequence GTGAGCACTGCGTCTGTCTCCGGGGCCTTCCCCTACCGGCTGATCGCGACCGACCTCGACGGAACGCTCCTGCGCTCCGACGAGTCGGTCTCCCGGCGCACCCGTGACGCCCTCGCGGCGGCCACTCAGGCCGGTGCCGCGCACATCGTCGTCACCGGCCGCGCCGTCCCGTGGACCCGGCACATCCTCGACGACCTCGGCTACCACGGCCTCGCCGTGTGCGGCCAGGGAGCGCAGGTGTACGACGCCGGGGAGCACCGCCTGCTGACGTCGGTGACCCTGGACCGGCAGCTGGCGGGAGTCGCCCTCGCGAAGATCGAGGCCGAGGTCGGGCCGCTGTACCTGGCGGCGAGCCGGGACGGGCTGGAGGGCGATGTCATCGCGGGCCCGGGGTACACGCTCACCGGCAGCCTCCCCACGACGCCGTTCACGGACGTGGCCGATCTGTGGGCCGCCCCGCTGAACAAGATCTACATACAGCATCCGGAGCTGTCGGACGACGCGCTGGCGGAGGCGGCCCGGCAGGCCGCGGGCGGTTTCGTGAACGTCGCGATGGCCGGTGCCGGCATCGTGGAACTGCTCCCGCTGGGCCTGTCGAAGGCGACGGGGCTGTCGCTGGCCGCGCGTCGGCTGGGCCTGAAGGCCGCCGACACGATCGCCTTCGGCGACATGCCGAACGACGTACCGATGTTCGGCTGGGCGGCTCACAGCGTGGCCATGGCCAACGCCCACGAGGAACTCAAGGCGGTGGCCGACGAGGTGACGTCCTCCAACGAGGAGGACGGGATCGCGGTGGTGCTGGAGCGTCTGCTGGGCTGA
- the efeB gene encoding iron uptake transporter deferrochelatase/peroxidase subunit → MADQSIPEARAPRTPKAAPEAASKGEVPLNGGAGDDTSRAGVLSRRRLLGTAGATGLVLGAAGGAVGYAARPAEATPLASLGAGQVMFHGKHQPGILQGLQARGHLVAFDLAAGAGRKEAAALLRRWSETARRLMAGEAAQQGDTDVALDAGPSSLTITFGFGFGFFARTGLEKQRPVALDPLPDFSSDRLDKARSNGDLWVQIGADDALVAFHALRAIQKDAGRAAKVRWQMNGFNRSPGATSSPMTARNLMGQMDGTRNPKPAEADFDRRIFVPQSGSKDPAWMANGSYAVVRRIRMLLDDWEQLSVKAQEQVIGRRKSDGAPLSGGTETTGMDLEKTDKAGNLVVPINAHARITRPDQNGGAAMLRRPFSYHDGIGADGVPDAGLLFVCWQADPLRGFVTVQRKLDRGDALSKYIRHESSGLFAVPGGAAEGEYVGQRLLEG, encoded by the coding sequence ATGGCTGACCAGTCCATTCCGGAGGCCCGCGCACCGCGGACGCCCAAGGCGGCGCCCGAGGCGGCGTCCAAGGGCGAGGTGCCACTTAATGGCGGCGCCGGCGACGACACCTCCCGCGCGGGAGTTCTCTCGCGTCGGCGGCTGCTCGGCACCGCCGGTGCCACCGGGCTGGTGCTCGGCGCGGCGGGCGGGGCCGTGGGGTACGCCGCCCGGCCCGCCGAGGCGACGCCGCTCGCCTCGCTGGGGGCCGGTCAGGTGATGTTTCACGGGAAACATCAGCCCGGCATCCTCCAGGGGCTCCAGGCACGCGGTCACCTCGTCGCCTTCGACCTGGCGGCGGGCGCGGGCCGCAAGGAGGCGGCGGCGTTGCTGCGCCGCTGGTCGGAGACGGCACGGCGGCTGATGGCGGGCGAGGCGGCCCAGCAGGGTGACACGGATGTCGCCCTGGACGCCGGACCCTCGTCGCTGACGATCACCTTCGGCTTCGGCTTCGGCTTCTTCGCGCGGACCGGCCTGGAGAAGCAGCGGCCCGTCGCCCTGGACCCGCTGCCCGACTTCTCCTCCGACCGGCTCGACAAGGCGCGCAGCAACGGCGATCTGTGGGTGCAGATCGGTGCCGATGACGCGTTGGTCGCCTTCCACGCCCTGCGCGCGATCCAGAAGGACGCGGGCAGGGCCGCCAAGGTGCGCTGGCAGATGAACGGCTTCAACCGCTCGCCGGGTGCCACCTCGTCCCCGATGACGGCCCGCAATCTGATGGGCCAGATGGACGGCACGCGCAATCCCAAGCCGGCCGAGGCCGACTTCGACCGGCGGATCTTCGTGCCGCAGTCCGGCTCGAAGGACCCTGCCTGGATGGCGAACGGCTCCTACGCCGTCGTACGCCGTATCCGGATGCTCCTCGACGACTGGGAGCAGCTCTCGGTCAAGGCGCAGGAGCAGGTCATCGGGCGCCGCAAGTCCGACGGGGCGCCGCTGTCCGGCGGCACCGAGACGACCGGGATGGACCTGGAGAAGACGGACAAGGCGGGGAATCTGGTCGTCCCCATCAACGCCCATGCCCGTATCACCCGGCCCGACCAGAACGGCGGGGCGGCGATGCTGCGGCGCCCGTTCTCGTACCACGACGGCATCGGCGCGGACGGCGTGCCCGACGCGGGTCTGCTCTTCGTGTGCTGGCAGGCCGACCCGCTGCGCGGCTTCGTCACCGTCCAGCGCAAGCTCGACCGGGGCGACGCCCTGTCGAAGTACATCCGCCACGAGTCCAGCGGCCTGTTCGCGGTGCCGGGCGGCGCGGCGGAGGGCGAGTACGTGGGGCAGCGCCTGCTGGAGGGCTGA
- the serS gene encoding serine--tRNA ligase, which produces MIDLRLLREDPDRVRASQRARGEDVALVDALLSADERRRSSGVRFDELRSEQKSLGKLIPKASPEERAELLKKAEQLKADVKAAEAAQNDADEETKRLAAQLGNLVHPDVPVGGEEDFVVLETHGTIRDFGAEGFEPKDHLELGEALGAIDVERGAKVSGSRFYYLTGVGALLELALVNAAIAQATEAGFIPMLTPALVRPRAMEGTGFLGQAAENVYHLEKDDYYLVGTSEVPLAAYHMDEILDADKLPLRYAGFSPCFRREAGTYGKDTRGIFRVHQFDKVEMFSYVAPEDAENEHKRLLEWEKQWLTGLELPFQVIDVASGDLGASASRKYDCEAWIPTQGKYRELTSASNCDGFQARRLSVRMRDGKKVQPLATLNGTLCAVPRTIVAILENHQQADGSVRVPEMLRPYLGGREVLEPVSK; this is translated from the coding sequence GTGATTGACCTTCGCCTGCTTCGTGAGGACCCCGACCGAGTGCGCGCCTCGCAGCGCGCCCGTGGAGAGGACGTCGCGCTCGTCGACGCCCTCCTGTCTGCCGACGAGCGGCGCAGGTCGTCCGGCGTCCGCTTCGACGAGCTGCGTTCCGAGCAGAAGTCGCTCGGCAAGCTCATCCCCAAGGCCTCTCCCGAGGAGCGCGCCGAGCTCCTGAAGAAGGCGGAGCAGCTCAAGGCCGACGTCAAGGCCGCCGAGGCCGCGCAGAACGACGCCGACGAGGAGACCAAGCGCCTCGCGGCGCAGCTCGGCAACCTCGTCCACCCCGACGTCCCCGTGGGCGGCGAGGAGGACTTCGTCGTCCTGGAGACGCACGGCACGATCCGCGACTTCGGTGCCGAGGGCTTCGAGCCCAAGGACCACCTGGAGCTCGGCGAGGCGCTGGGCGCCATCGACGTGGAGCGCGGCGCCAAGGTGTCCGGCTCCCGCTTCTACTACCTCACCGGCGTCGGCGCCCTGCTGGAGCTGGCGCTGGTCAACGCGGCGATCGCGCAGGCCACCGAGGCCGGCTTCATCCCGATGCTCACCCCCGCGCTGGTCCGCCCGCGCGCCATGGAGGGCACCGGCTTCCTCGGCCAGGCCGCGGAGAACGTCTACCACCTGGAGAAGGACGACTACTACCTGGTCGGCACCTCCGAGGTCCCGCTCGCCGCGTACCACATGGACGAGATCCTCGACGCGGACAAGCTGCCGCTGCGCTACGCCGGCTTCTCGCCGTGCTTCCGCCGCGAGGCCGGCACGTACGGCAAGGACACCCGCGGCATCTTCCGCGTGCACCAGTTCGACAAGGTCGAGATGTTCTCCTACGTCGCCCCCGAGGACGCGGAGAACGAGCACAAGCGGCTCCTGGAGTGGGAGAAGCAGTGGCTCACCGGCCTCGAGCTGCCCTTCCAGGTCATCGACGTGGCCTCGGGCGACCTGGGCGCGTCTGCCTCCCGCAAGTACGACTGCGAGGCGTGGATCCCGACCCAGGGCAAGTACCGCGAGCTGACCTCGGCGTCCAACTGCGACGGCTTCCAGGCACGCCGGCTGTCCGTGCGCATGCGCGACGGCAAGAAGGTCCAGCCGCTGGCGACGCTGAACGGCACGCTGTGCGCCGTACCGCGCACCATCGTGGCGATCCTGGAGAACCACCAGCAGGCCGACGGCTCCGTCCGGGTGCCCGAGATGCTGCGCCCGTACCTGGGCGGCCGTGAGGTCCTGGAACCGGTCTCGAAGTGA
- a CDS encoding triphosphoribosyl-dephospho-CoA synthase: MSSREDEALARAAVTALTGQLALAPKPGLPDPRDLDARESRMDHGMLRWSAKALAPGLAAMAAAARRTGEPTPGLRTELGAIGRCTEHSVHLAGGGHRGALWALGLLVAAAALDPRAGARDVAATAKRIAAHTDRRAPRRPSRGSSVSAKYGAAGARGEARAGFPHVRRALDTLTGARASGATEAQARLDALLTVMSTLQDTELLYTAGPMGLRHVQAGARTVLESGGTATETGAKALASLDADLHARAWSPRGSAGLLAGALFLDSLPVQVRAA; this comes from the coding sequence ATGAGCAGCCGCGAGGACGAGGCGCTGGCGCGGGCGGCCGTGACCGCGCTGACCGGACAGCTGGCCCTGGCTCCCAAGCCGGGCCTGCCCGACCCGCGCGACCTCGACGCCCGCGAAAGCCGCATGGACCACGGCATGCTGCGCTGGTCGGCCAAGGCGCTCGCGCCGGGCCTCGCCGCGATGGCCGCGGCCGCCCGGCGCACCGGCGAGCCGACCCCCGGGCTCCGCACCGAACTGGGCGCCATCGGCAGGTGCACCGAGCACTCGGTGCACCTCGCGGGCGGCGGTCACCGGGGCGCCCTGTGGGCGCTGGGCCTGCTGGTCGCCGCGGCCGCGCTCGACCCCCGGGCCGGGGCGCGGGACGTCGCGGCGACCGCCAAGCGCATCGCCGCGCACACCGACAGGCGCGCCCCGCGCAGGCCCTCCCGGGGCTCCTCGGTGTCCGCGAAGTACGGCGCCGCCGGGGCCCGGGGCGAGGCACGGGCCGGATTCCCGCACGTACGGCGGGCGTTGGACACCCTCACCGGGGCCCGCGCGTCCGGTGCCACCGAGGCACAGGCCCGCCTGGACGCCCTGCTCACGGTGATGTCCACCCTCCAGGACACCGAACTCCTCTACACGGCGGGCCCCATGGGGCTGCGCCACGTCCAGGCGGGCGCCCGCACGGTCCTGGAGTCGGGCGGCACGGCGACCGAGACGGGCGCCAAGGCCCTGGCATCGCTCGACGCCGACCTGCACGCACGCGCGTGGAGCCCACGGGGCAGTGCGGGCCTGCTGGCGGGCGCGCTCTTCCTGGACTCATTGCCGGTACAGGTCCGCGCCGCGTAG
- the pheA gene encoding prephenate dehydratase, with amino-acid sequence MPASYAYLGPEGTFTEAALRTLPEAATRELIPYVSVQSALDAVRVGEAEAAFVPIENSVEGGITTTLDELVAGAPLMIYREVLLSITFALLVRPGTKLSDIKTVSAHPAAQPQVRNWLKNNLPDAHWESAASNADAARLVQEGQYDAAFAGEFAAALYGLEALETGIHDAENAQTRFVLVGRPARPAAPSGADKTSVVLWQRDDHPGGLRDLLGEFATRGINLMLLQSRPTGAGIGNYCFCIDAEGHISDRRVAEALMGLKRICLEVRFLGSYPRADIKPGDAEQPRLGTSDEAFVSAADWVARCQDGRF; translated from the coding sequence ATGCCAGCGAGCTATGCCTATCTCGGCCCCGAGGGCACCTTCACCGAGGCCGCCCTGCGCACGCTTCCCGAGGCCGCGACCCGGGAACTGATCCCCTACGTGTCCGTGCAGTCCGCGCTGGACGCGGTGCGCGTCGGCGAGGCCGAGGCCGCGTTCGTACCGATCGAGAACTCCGTCGAGGGCGGCATCACGACCACGCTCGACGAGCTGGTCGCGGGCGCGCCGCTGATGATCTACCGCGAGGTGCTGCTGTCGATCACCTTCGCGTTGCTGGTCAGGCCGGGTACGAAGCTCTCGGACATCAAGACGGTCTCCGCGCACCCGGCCGCCCAGCCCCAGGTGCGCAACTGGCTCAAGAACAACCTCCCCGACGCCCACTGGGAGTCGGCCGCGTCCAACGCGGACGCCGCCCGTCTGGTCCAGGAGGGCCAGTACGACGCGGCCTTCGCCGGTGAGTTCGCCGCCGCGCTGTACGGCCTGGAGGCCCTGGAGACCGGGATCCACGACGCGGAGAACGCCCAGACCCGGTTCGTGCTGGTGGGCCGGCCCGCACGGCCCGCCGCTCCGTCCGGTGCGGACAAGACGTCCGTCGTGCTGTGGCAGCGCGACGACCATCCCGGTGGACTGCGTGATCTTCTGGGCGAGTTCGCCACGCGCGGCATCAACCTGATGCTGCTCCAGTCCCGGCCGACCGGCGCGGGCATCGGCAACTACTGCTTCTGCATCGACGCCGAGGGCCACATCTCCGACCGCCGGGTGGCCGAGGCGCTGATGGGGCTCAAGCGGATCTGCCTGGAGGTGCGCTTCCTGGGCTCGTACCCGCGTGCGGACATCAAGCCCGGGGACGCGGAGCAGCCGCGCCTCGGGACGTCGGACGAGGCGTTCGTGTCGGCGGCCGACTGGGTGGCGCGCTGCCAGGACGGGCGGTTCTGA
- a CDS encoding ATP-binding protein, translating to MSIWWSLHLRREAASVPLARRLLLGTMETAGVDPDISYDLSVALSEACANAVEHGGVTSDGSPQAYRVTAYLDGEKCHIEVTDSGPGFTAPHRAPRLASFDAEDGRGLCLINELADHVQIGNKPDRGGAVVSFDKILKWRKDAPLMAV from the coding sequence ATGAGCATCTGGTGGTCACTCCATTTGCGCCGTGAAGCCGCGAGCGTTCCCCTCGCCCGGCGTCTGCTGCTCGGAACCATGGAGACGGCGGGCGTGGACCCCGACATCTCGTACGACCTCTCCGTCGCCCTCAGCGAGGCCTGCGCCAACGCCGTGGAGCACGGCGGCGTGACGTCCGACGGCTCCCCGCAGGCGTACCGCGTCACGGCCTATCTGGACGGCGAGAAGTGCCACATCGAGGTCACCGACTCGGGCCCCGGCTTCACCGCGCCCCATCGCGCCCCGCGCCTGGCGTCCTTCGACGCCGAGGACGGCAGGGGGCTGTGCCTCATCAACGAGCTCGCCGACCACGTCCAGATCGGCAACAAGCCGGACCGGGGCGGCGCGGTGGTGAGCTTCGACAAGATCCTCAAGTGGCGCAAGGACGCTCCGCTGATGGCGGTGTAG
- a CDS encoding copper chaperone PCu(A)C: MRRVVAPVAVLTGALVLAGCGSEDGKDSAAEVSVSGAYMPQPVSESMAAGYLTVINKGGTKDKLTSVTSDVGDVTAHETVDSSMQEAKDLPVPAHGQLVFKSGGNHLMFEKLKRKPMQGETVTVKLHFTESGTVTVKMPVKSATYNPKTGH, from the coding sequence GTGAGGCGTGTCGTGGCGCCCGTCGCGGTACTGACCGGGGCCCTCGTCCTCGCGGGCTGCGGCTCCGAGGACGGCAAGGACTCCGCGGCCGAGGTGTCGGTCAGCGGCGCCTACATGCCGCAGCCCGTCTCCGAGTCCATGGCGGCCGGCTATCTGACGGTCATCAACAAGGGCGGTACGAAGGACAAGTTGACGTCCGTGACCAGCGACGTCGGTGACGTGACCGCCCACGAGACCGTCGACTCCTCGATGCAGGAGGCGAAGGACCTTCCCGTCCCCGCACACGGTCAACTCGTGTTCAAGAGCGGCGGAAACCATCTGATGTTCGAGAAGCTGAAGCGAAAGCCGATGCAGGGCGAGACGGTGACCGTGAAGCTCCACTTCACCGAGTCCGGCACCGTCACGGTCAAGATGCCGGTGAAGTCGGCGACGTACAACCCGAAGACCGGACACTGA
- a CDS encoding YcnI family protein, whose amino-acid sequence MKASRIAAAGALAGTAVLALSVPAFAHVSVQPEGTAAKGGYAVVDFKVPNERDNARTTKLEVSFPTDHPLASAMPEAIDGWDVKVVKSKLDKPIEMHGEKISEAVSKITWTATGEGIKEGFFQKFPVSIGQLPEDTDELAFKAIQTYSNKEVVRWIEVPQEGQEEPENPAPVLALSAAEEGHHGSSAADKASDSDDAEAAAAKTEAAEPADSSDTTARVLGVVGIVVGALGVAYGVLAGRRRTDA is encoded by the coding sequence ATGAAGGCCTCTCGTATCGCCGCCGCAGGCGCCCTCGCCGGCACGGCCGTTCTCGCCCTGTCCGTGCCCGCCTTCGCCCACGTCAGCGTGCAGCCCGAGGGCACCGCCGCCAAGGGCGGTTACGCGGTCGTCGACTTCAAGGTGCCCAACGAGCGCGACAACGCCAGGACCACCAAGCTCGAGGTCAGCTTCCCGACCGACCACCCGCTGGCCTCCGCGATGCCGGAAGCGATCGACGGCTGGGACGTCAAGGTCGTCAAGTCCAAGCTCGACAAGCCCATCGAGATGCACGGCGAGAAGATCTCCGAGGCGGTCTCCAAGATCACCTGGACCGCCACCGGCGAGGGCATCAAGGAAGGCTTCTTCCAGAAGTTCCCGGTCTCCATCGGCCAGCTTCCCGAGGACACCGACGAACTCGCCTTCAAGGCGATCCAGACGTACTCCAACAAGGAGGTCGTGCGCTGGATCGAGGTCCCGCAGGAGGGCCAGGAGGAGCCCGAGAACCCGGCTCCGGTGCTCGCGCTGTCCGCCGCCGAGGAGGGCCACCACGGCTCCTCCGCCGCCGACAAGGCCTCCGACTCCGACGACGCCGAGGCGGCCGCCGCGAAGACCGAGGCCGCCGAGCCCGCCGACAGCAGTGACACCACCGCCCGCGTCCTCGGTGTCGTCGGCATCGTCGTCGGCGCGCTGGGCGTGGCGTACGGCGTGCTCGCCGGCCGTCGGCGCACCGACGCCTGA
- a CDS encoding intradiol ring-cleavage dioxygenase, protein MTGNHKDKSITRRRALAVTGGTVAAGGLAVAGYQAAFADTATATAEEATTASASASQSSGCMTLMSSVTEGPYYLDGALVRKDITEGKSGVPLTLRLTVVDATDGCTPVKGAAVEIWHCDAWGYYSGYTTANPGGSAPAESEDGSTADDDTYLRGYQIANANGVVKFETIFPGWYTPRTCHIHLKVHTGGQKEDGTYEGGKVNYTGQLFFDDSIAEEIFTLEPYSKHSGSYTTLDDDMVYDGGGASSGLLTLEAVHKKDPSKGYKGFLTVAVDPDAENTGAGSGGGGTPPGDAPSGAPGGTPSASASS, encoded by the coding sequence ATGACGGGAAACCACAAGGACAAGTCGATCACCCGGCGCCGTGCCCTCGCGGTGACCGGGGGCACGGTCGCGGCGGGCGGGCTCGCGGTCGCCGGTTACCAGGCTGCCTTCGCCGACACCGCCACGGCCACCGCAGAAGAGGCGACGACGGCCTCCGCGAGCGCCTCGCAGAGCTCCGGCTGCATGACGCTGATGTCGAGCGTCACCGAGGGCCCGTACTACCTCGACGGCGCCCTGGTGCGGAAGGACATCACCGAGGGCAAGAGCGGCGTCCCGCTGACGCTGCGGCTCACCGTCGTCGACGCCACCGACGGTTGCACCCCGGTCAAGGGCGCCGCCGTCGAGATCTGGCACTGCGACGCCTGGGGCTACTACTCCGGCTACACCACGGCCAACCCCGGCGGCTCCGCGCCCGCCGAGAGCGAGGACGGCTCGACCGCCGACGACGACACGTATCTGCGGGGTTATCAGATCGCCAACGCCAACGGGGTCGTCAAGTTCGAGACGATCTTCCCCGGTTGGTACACCCCGCGCACCTGCCACATCCACCTCAAGGTGCACACCGGCGGTCAGAAGGAGGACGGCACCTACGAGGGCGGCAAGGTCAACTACACCGGCCAGCTGTTCTTCGACGACTCGATCGCCGAGGAGATCTTCACGCTGGAGCCTTACTCGAAGCACTCCGGCAGCTACACCACCCTCGACGACGACATGGTCTACGACGGCGGCGGCGCCTCCAGCGGCCTGCTGACCCTGGAGGCCGTGCACAAGAAGGACCCGTCCAAGGGCTACAAGGGCTTCCTGACCGTCGCCGTCGACCCCGACGCCGAGAACACCGGCGCGGGCAGCGGCGGCGGTGGCACGCCTCCCGGCGACGCACCGAGCGGCGCGCCCGGCGGCACCCCGTCGGCCTCGGCGTCCTCCTAG
- a CDS encoding SCO family protein, translating into MRKKTIAAAALLAAATLTLTACGNGDDDASPVTVVSEEPGSDRAAIVLDKPFEKPDLVLTDTNGKKYDLRKETQGKPTLIYFGYTNCPDVCPLTMNNIAVAKKQLPKAEQDELNVVFVTTDPERDTAPALGKWLKGIDSQVVGLTGDFATIQAGARTLGISIEAPHKDKNGKTVSTHGTQVVAFSPKTDAGYVLYTEDASVDDYTKDLPKLIKGEKP; encoded by the coding sequence ATGCGTAAGAAGACCATCGCCGCGGCCGCCCTGCTCGCCGCCGCGACCCTGACCCTGACCGCCTGCGGCAACGGCGACGACGACGCCTCGCCCGTGACCGTGGTCTCCGAGGAACCCGGCTCGGACAGGGCGGCCATCGTCCTCGACAAGCCGTTCGAGAAGCCGGACCTGGTCCTCACCGACACCAACGGCAAGAAGTACGACCTCCGCAAGGAGACCCAGGGCAAGCCGACGCTGATCTACTTCGGCTACACCAACTGCCCTGACGTCTGCCCGCTGACGATGAACAACATCGCCGTCGCCAAGAAGCAGCTGCCCAAAGCCGAGCAGGACGAGCTGAACGTCGTGTTCGTCACCACCGACCCGGAGCGCGACACCGCTCCCGCGCTCGGCAAGTGGCTCAAGGGCATCGACTCCCAGGTCGTGGGCCTGACCGGCGACTTCGCCACCATCCAGGCCGGCGCCCGCACCCTCGGCATCTCCATCGAGGCGCCGCACAAGGACAAGAACGGCAAGACGGTCTCCACCCACGGCACCCAGGTCGTGGCCTTCTCGCCGAAGACCGACGCCGGATACGTCCTCTACACCGAGGACGCGAGCGTCGACGACTACACCAAGGACCTCCCCAAGCTGATCAAGGGTGAGAAGCCGTGA